One window from the genome of Natrialba magadii ATCC 43099 encodes:
- a CDS encoding RNA-guided endonuclease InsQ/TnpB family protein, protein MLDIHRTHKAKICNHSQVADSLDRHGWSASKLWNVANYHSRDVWEETGEIPDHEELKDELKTHPKYKGLHSQSSQRVLEELAEAFNSWYSSDDDRDNPPGYRKENYYDDQGRRVHEEHPRSTVTWKQNGIKHDTKNNRVRLSKGANHKEHPKAWEYILVEYETRPGVTIENLQQVRAVYDSATERWELHLVCKDEIETPDAPGTETAGIDLGISNFAAVAYSTEDADLYPGNRLKQDGYYFPKEIANCGNSGGDEATRLHHKWSERRTHFFHSVAKHIVERCVEKGVGRINVGDLEGVREDEDGESKNWGRHGNLDLHGWAFDRFSLILEYKAKVEGIEVVEVSERDTSKTCCVCGREDDSQRVERGLYVCESCDVAFNADVNGAENIRLDINESNSESAPSLGGDRSTGWLAQPGVYLHDLSRGFQPRTEVVDSKP, encoded by the coding sequence ATGCTGGACATTCACCGAACACACAAAGCGAAAATCTGCAACCATTCACAGGTCGCAGACTCGCTTGACCGGCACGGGTGGAGTGCCAGCAAGCTCTGGAACGTCGCCAACTACCACTCCCGAGACGTCTGGGAGGAAACGGGCGAGATTCCTGACCACGAGGAGCTGAAAGACGAGTTGAAGACCCATCCAAAGTACAAGGGACTCCATTCGCAGTCCAGTCAGCGGGTTCTGGAGGAACTCGCTGAAGCCTTCAACTCGTGGTACTCTAGTGACGATGACAGGGACAATCCGCCCGGCTACCGCAAAGAAAACTACTATGACGACCAGGGCCGCCGCGTCCACGAAGAACATCCGCGCTCCACCGTGACGTGGAAGCAAAACGGCATCAAACACGACACCAAGAACAACCGCGTCAGGCTCTCCAAGGGCGCGAATCACAAAGAACACCCGAAAGCGTGGGAATACATCCTTGTCGAATACGAGACACGCCCCGGTGTCACGATCGAAAACCTACAACAAGTCAGGGCCGTCTACGACAGTGCAACGGAACGCTGGGAGCTGCACCTCGTCTGCAAAGACGAAATCGAGACTCCCGACGCTCCCGGCACTGAGACAGCGGGTATCGACCTCGGCATCAGCAACTTTGCCGCCGTCGCCTACAGCACCGAAGACGCCGATCTCTACCCCGGCAACCGCTTGAAACAGGACGGCTACTACTTCCCGAAGGAAATCGCCAACTGCGGCAATTCTGGTGGCGACGAAGCCACGCGACTCCACCACAAGTGGTCGGAGCGCCGGACTCACTTCTTCCACTCCGTAGCGAAGCACATCGTCGAACGGTGTGTCGAGAAAGGAGTTGGCCGCATCAACGTCGGGGACTTGGAAGGAGTCCGTGAAGACGAAGATGGTGAGTCGAAAAACTGGGGTCGGCACGGTAACCTTGACCTGCACGGATGGGCGTTCGATCGCTTCAGCTTGATTCTCGAATACAAGGCGAAGGTTGAGGGAATCGAAGTCGTAGAGGTTTCAGAACGTGACACGAGCAAGACGTGTTGTGTCTGCGGGAGAGAAGACGATAGTCAGCGTGTTGAACGTGGCCTGTACGTCTGTGAGTCGTGTGACGTGGCGTTCAACGCTGATGTGAACGGGGCGGAGAACATCCGTCTGGACATCAACGAAAGTAACTCCGAGTCTGCACCCAGTTTGGGTGGGGATAGGAGTACCGGCTGGTTGGCACAGCCAGGAGTCTACCTTCATGACCTCTCCCGAGGATTCCAACCTCGGACAGAGGTGGTAGACTCTAAACCATAA
- a CDS encoding ABC transporter substrate-binding protein: protein MAAGPERDAEVDETKSAIDTATTTSAGSTSRRRLLSATAVGSVTALAGCADLLGSENPLRVSIWSGNYADRFEEGVVERYEADHDTEIEIHRGWDEILADIQSAPEDNPPFDVTVAEGNFYYYGHQQDLFEPIREENVPNADGIIDFYSEMRDTEYGLPVDGAPCTIIHREDADVDPESWGDLSSSAVADSTGIGVDTGFWWYPLYAAAIGMDEEDGAGEMHDEAYHDDVLEQVENWNVQSWASSGEDIWNAFENGVIDVAQWYYDQTAYDIDDYDGLTHTMPEQTTGWLNNWCVVRGTDKRDEAEEFINFLLDADVQSEWSEHAPMVFSNEDIEYAEGLEDDLPTTTEEAQDIAFPDWEYLASHDDHLSDEFSTIQQQS from the coding sequence ATGGCTGCAGGCCCAGAACGGGATGCAGAGGTTGACGAGACGAAGTCCGCGATCGATACTGCAACTACGACGTCCGCCGGATCGACCTCGAGACGGCGGTTACTCTCCGCGACTGCGGTCGGTTCCGTCACTGCACTCGCCGGCTGTGCCGACCTGCTCGGCAGTGAGAACCCGCTGCGCGTGAGTATCTGGAGCGGGAACTACGCCGATCGCTTCGAGGAAGGTGTCGTCGAACGGTACGAGGCCGACCACGACACTGAGATCGAAATCCACCGCGGGTGGGACGAGATCCTGGCCGACATCCAGTCGGCACCCGAGGACAACCCGCCGTTCGACGTCACCGTTGCCGAGGGGAACTTCTACTACTACGGCCACCAGCAGGACCTCTTCGAGCCGATTCGCGAGGAGAACGTTCCGAACGCCGACGGCATCATCGACTTCTACAGCGAGATGCGCGACACAGAGTATGGGCTTCCCGTCGACGGCGCGCCGTGTACCATCATCCATCGCGAGGACGCAGACGTCGACCCCGAATCCTGGGGCGACCTCTCCTCGTCGGCCGTCGCCGACAGCACAGGCATCGGCGTCGACACCGGCTTCTGGTGGTACCCGCTCTACGCCGCTGCGATCGGGATGGACGAGGAAGACGGTGCTGGCGAAATGCACGACGAAGCCTACCACGACGACGTCCTCGAACAGGTCGAGAACTGGAACGTCCAGAGTTGGGCAAGCTCCGGCGAGGACATCTGGAACGCCTTCGAGAACGGCGTCATCGACGTCGCCCAGTGGTACTACGACCAGACGGCCTACGACATCGACGACTACGACGGACTGACCCACACGATGCCGGAACAGACGACGGGCTGGCTCAACAACTGGTGTGTCGTCCGTGGCACCGACAAGCGCGACGAGGCAGAGGAGTTCATCAACTTCCTGCTCGACGCCGACGTGCAGTCCGAGTGGTCCGAACACGCACCGATGGTGTTCAGCAACGAAGACATCGAGTACGCCGAGGGACTCGAGGACGACCTCCCGACGACGACCGAGGAAGCGCAAGATATCGCGTTCCCCGACTGGGAGTACCTCGCGAGTCACGACGACCACCTTTCGGACGAGTTCTCGACGATCCAACAGCAGTCCTGA
- a CDS encoding methyltransferase family protein encodes MAHPLVLLKTAVFTVIVPGTVAGLVPWLLGRTDLEYDVLESPVIQRLGQFSLLSGVLLYLHTAFQFADSDGTPLPRDEPDELVTDGVYAYSRNPMYIGVVLVVVGQAVRYRSVLVGWWAVGCLLGFHRRVVSYEEPHLAAEHGGAFDAYVEHVPRWLPLPRAFRRVID; translated from the coding sequence ATGGCGCATCCGCTGGTACTCCTGAAAACTGCTGTCTTCACCGTCATCGTTCCCGGCACCGTCGCTGGACTCGTCCCCTGGCTGCTCGGACGAACCGATCTCGAGTACGACGTACTCGAGTCGCCGGTGATTCAGCGACTCGGCCAGTTCTCTCTGCTCAGTGGCGTCCTCCTGTACCTGCACACTGCGTTCCAGTTTGCAGACAGTGACGGAACACCCTTACCGAGGGACGAACCGGACGAACTCGTCACGGACGGCGTCTATGCTTACAGCCGGAACCCGATGTATATCGGGGTCGTACTGGTCGTTGTTGGACAGGCAGTCCGGTACCGGTCGGTGCTCGTCGGCTGGTGGGCGGTCGGTTGCCTGCTCGGCTTCCATCGACGCGTTGTGAGTTACGAAGAGCCGCATCTGGCGGCCGAACACGGTGGGGCGTTCGACGCGTACGTAGAGCACGTGCCACGCTGGCTTCCTCTGCCGCGGGCTTTCCGCCGAGTCATCGACTGA
- a CDS encoding ABC transporter ATP-binding protein has protein sequence MSEITLNDLEKQYGETTAVEDVSVEIEDGELLCLLGPSGSGKSTTLRMIAGLETPTSGEISINGDDVTDDPAYERTTSTVFQDWALFPHKTVRENVEFGLKMRGVPADEREHRAESMLERVQMEGYGDDDPTNLSGGQKQRVALARSLAVNPDVLLLDEPLSNLDKRLREDMQIELREIHEDLDETFVHVTHDQDEAFTLADRIGIMDQGELIQVGDPDEVYENPTNQFIESFLGDTNFVDARVTRTTGDAVYVDTDLGTELVLPTDDDPAVDEGTALTLSLRPEILSIDHPSAGGDTAADDASEHQLATDGSSRTAVTGTVENVIYRGSTVRYSADINGTSMFAERTDASTGALSAGEQIRLEWNGADVLAFREDGTRVSL, from the coding sequence ATGTCAGAAATCACACTGAACGACTTAGAAAAGCAATACGGCGAGACGACCGCTGTTGAAGATGTCTCCGTCGAGATCGAAGACGGCGAGTTGCTGTGTCTGCTCGGCCCGAGCGGCAGCGGCAAGTCGACGACCCTGCGAATGATCGCCGGACTCGAGACGCCCACGAGCGGCGAGATCTCGATCAATGGCGACGACGTAACCGACGATCCGGCGTACGAACGAACCACCTCGACGGTGTTCCAGGACTGGGCGCTGTTCCCGCACAAGACCGTCCGCGAGAACGTCGAGTTCGGCCTCAAGATGCGCGGCGTCCCGGCCGACGAGCGCGAGCACCGGGCCGAGTCAATGCTCGAGCGCGTCCAGATGGAGGGGTACGGCGACGACGATCCGACGAACCTGAGCGGCGGCCAGAAACAGCGCGTCGCACTCGCCCGCTCGCTCGCGGTCAACCCGGACGTCCTCCTGCTTGACGAGCCGCTGTCGAACCTCGACAAGCGCCTGCGTGAGGACATGCAGATCGAACTGCGTGAGATCCACGAGGATTTAGACGAGACCTTCGTCCACGTCACCCACGACCAGGACGAGGCGTTCACGCTCGCCGACCGCATCGGCATCATGGATCAGGGCGAACTCATCCAGGTCGGTGACCCTGACGAGGTCTACGAGAACCCGACAAACCAGTTCATCGAGTCGTTCCTCGGCGACACCAACTTCGTCGACGCCCGCGTCACGCGAACGACCGGCGACGCCGTCTACGTCGACACCGACCTCGGCACCGAACTCGTGTTACCGACGGACGACGACCCGGCCGTCGACGAGGGGACGGCGCTGACGCTCTCGCTGCGCCCCGAAATCCTCTCGATCGACCACCCATCTGCTGGCGGCGACACGGCCGCTGATGACGCCAGCGAGCACCAACTCGCCACCGACGGTAGCTCACGAACCGCCGTCACCGGCACCGTCGAGAACGTCATCTACCGCGGCTCGACCGTCCGCTACTCCGCCGACATCAACGGGACGTCCATGTTCGCCGAGCGAACCGACGCGAGCACCGGCGCACTGTCGGCCGGCGAGCAGATCCGACTCGAGTGGAACGGCGCAGACGTACTGGCCTTCCGCGAGGATGGAACGCGGGTCTCCCTCTAA
- a CDS encoding ABC transporter permease — MHRERLENAAFRAGYGALLVFMLLPLLVVVVTSFSASGRVAFPPDSYSLVWYADFFESTRWLDAFTNSIVIGVGTALLATVLGVLGAFGQELETDSVVGSVVAPVVLIPLLIPPVILGITLLLYFNEVGLRGSYASIILAHTLWATPLVYFVMRSVFSRFDWQQLDAAHDLGAGPVRSFVHVVLPNVKHGIFVGALLAFIISLQEFVMALFLSTPGTETIPVLAWTEIRQALDPMVSVVSTFLILISVGTIVVAAIATNLEWVSKQLS; from the coding sequence TTGCATAGAGAGCGACTCGAGAACGCCGCCTTCCGCGCCGGGTACGGCGCGTTGCTGGTGTTCATGCTGTTGCCGCTGCTCGTCGTCGTTGTGACCTCGTTCTCGGCGTCGGGACGGGTCGCGTTCCCACCGGACAGTTACTCGCTCGTCTGGTACGCCGACTTCTTCGAGAGTACGCGCTGGTTAGACGCCTTCACGAACAGCATCGTCATTGGCGTCGGGACGGCGCTGCTCGCAACCGTGCTTGGCGTACTGGGCGCGTTCGGGCAGGAACTCGAAACTGACAGTGTGGTTGGCTCGGTCGTCGCACCGGTCGTGCTGATCCCGCTGTTGATCCCGCCGGTGATCCTCGGTATCACGCTGTTGCTGTACTTCAACGAGGTCGGCCTGCGGGGATCCTACGCGAGCATCATTCTGGCGCATACGCTGTGGGCGACCCCTCTCGTCTACTTCGTGATGCGCTCGGTGTTCAGCCGGTTCGACTGGCAACAGCTCGATGCGGCCCACGACCTCGGCGCGGGGCCGGTTCGATCGTTCGTCCACGTCGTCCTGCCGAACGTGAAACACGGCATCTTCGTGGGCGCGCTGCTGGCGTTCATCATCAGCCTGCAGGAGTTCGTGATGGCGCTGTTCCTCTCGACGCCGGGTACCGAGACGATTCCGGTGCTCGCCTGGACGGAAATCCGCCAGGCGCTCGACCCGATGGTGAGCGTCGTCTCGACGTTCCTCATCCTGATCTCGGTCGGCACGATCGTCGTCGCCGCGATCGCGACGAATCTCGAGTGGGTGTCAAAGCAACTCTCCTGA
- a CDS encoding endonuclease III domain-containing protein: MSDESDQPADPEPDRNISGGTTGGGTAATFDPATADTRAERVVDRLGERYWQKTYGGQDAFTCLVRTILSQNTSDKASQPAHDALIDRYGHSSSRADLAAALAHAEQSQLAETISSAGLYNQKSAMLIDAAEWVCDEFGSADEFDRFVTDETPDTVRETLLDVRGVGPKTADCVLLFAGGRGGVFPVDTHVHRIYRRMGIAPPEADHEEVRTVLEAEVPAAKCGFGHTATIQFGREFCTARKPACLEDPEACPMADICEQVGVYPETGEVVDPADAPT, encoded by the coding sequence ATGAGCGACGAGTCGGACCAACCGGCGGATCCCGAACCCGACCGTAACATCAGCGGTGGGACGACGGGCGGCGGTACTGCAGCCACGTTCGATCCGGCAACCGCCGACACGCGGGCCGAACGCGTTGTCGACCGCCTCGGAGAGCGCTACTGGCAGAAGACCTACGGCGGACAGGACGCCTTCACCTGTCTCGTCCGCACGATTCTGAGCCAGAACACGAGCGACAAGGCGAGCCAGCCGGCACACGATGCGCTGATCGACCGCTACGGGCACTCGAGTTCGCGTGCGGATCTCGCGGCCGCCCTCGCACACGCCGAGCAGTCACAACTCGCAGAGACCATCAGTTCCGCGGGGCTCTACAATCAGAAGTCTGCAATGCTCATCGACGCGGCCGAGTGGGTCTGTGACGAGTTCGGCTCCGCGGACGAATTCGACCGATTCGTCACGGACGAGACCCCCGACACCGTTCGCGAGACGCTCCTTGATGTGCGCGGCGTCGGCCCGAAAACGGCAGACTGCGTCCTCCTCTTCGCTGGCGGCCGCGGCGGCGTTTTTCCGGTCGATACGCACGTCCACCGAATCTACCGGCGCATGGGTATCGCACCCCCCGAGGCGGACCACGAAGAAGTCCGCACGGTGCTCGAAGCCGAGGTGCCGGCCGCGAAGTGTGGCTTTGGACATACGGCCACAATCCAGTTCGGGCGGGAGTTCTGTACTGCACGAAAGCCGGCCTGTCTCGAGGACCCCGAGGCGTGCCCGATGGCCGATATCTGCGAGCAGGTCGGTGTCTATCCCGAGACGGGCGAGGTCGTCGACCCGGCTGACGCGCCGACGTAA
- a CDS encoding ABC transporter permease — protein sequence MSETTSLPQIPTSLDSLRESFAGQSSSTRALLLMAPLIAFELLVFVIPFLILLRISFAEPSSDLVYEPGTWSVEAYAGVIDNILAFDLFWSIVSYSFLLGVVVTLVTVVLALFYAYAIWRATGLLKTLLLFSVVLPLLTTLVIRTYAFTPLLSPSGTVNELLLSVGLLSEPIQFVPSTVGAVIGQVYIVLPYAVLAIYSVLATMDWHVVEAARDLGASRPRSVAEVVVPQAMPGIIVAAVISFAWSVGAYAAPGLLSENLTFALEVERLLLGGQRYPTAAALSVIMLVLMLVTISIMFAVLNRFGGDFDLA from the coding sequence ATGTCTGAGACGACATCACTGCCGCAGATTCCGACCTCACTCGACTCGCTCCGGGAGTCGTTCGCCGGGCAGTCGAGTTCGACGCGGGCGCTGCTGTTGATGGCCCCGTTGATCGCGTTCGAACTGCTGGTGTTCGTGATTCCGTTCCTGATCCTGTTGCGGATCAGCTTCGCGGAACCGTCGAGCGACCTGGTCTACGAACCCGGGACGTGGTCGGTCGAGGCCTACGCCGGCGTCATCGACAACATACTGGCGTTCGACCTCTTCTGGAGCATCGTCAGCTACTCGTTTCTGTTAGGGGTCGTGGTGACCCTCGTGACGGTTGTGCTCGCCCTGTTCTATGCGTACGCCATCTGGCGTGCGACCGGACTCCTCAAGACGCTCTTGCTGTTCTCGGTCGTCTTGCCGCTGCTCACGACGCTGGTGATTCGAACGTACGCGTTCACGCCGCTGTTGTCGCCGTCGGGAACGGTCAACGAGCTACTGCTCTCGGTTGGCCTCCTCTCGGAGCCGATCCAGTTCGTTCCCAGCACGGTCGGTGCCGTGATCGGACAGGTTTACATCGTCCTGCCGTACGCCGTGCTGGCGATCTACAGCGTGCTGGCGACGATGGACTGGCACGTCGTCGAGGCGGCCCGCGACCTCGGCGCGAGTCGACCGCGCTCTGTTGCGGAAGTGGTCGTCCCGCAGGCGATGCCCGGCATCATCGTCGCGGCGGTCATTTCCTTCGCCTGGAGCGTCGGCGCGTACGCCGCGCCGGGACTGCTCTCAGAGAACCTCACGTTCGCGCTCGAGGTTGAGCGTCTCTTGCTCGGTGGGCAGCGCTACCCGACCGCCGCCGCACTGTCAGTCATCATGCTCGTCCTGATGCTCGTCACGATTTCGATCATGTTCGCCGTTCTCAACCGCTTCGGAGGTGACTTCGACCTTGCATAG
- a CDS encoding PAS domain-containing sensor histidine kinase — protein MGFLRVHAEEDVNNTIDDGIYRLDGDSRLVSVNDALVEITGYTREELLGEHVSVLFGGDSVSIEHEIERLRANASDQSELLDLAMETAEGGQIRCEMRMNALDVGDAVQGAVGTVRVIDERKQAEPEATEATFRRLFENVPGNYLIVQPGDYEIVAVSDAYLDATMTERAEILGKTLFEIFPDNPDDPAEGAENLRESLDRVAKTGKADTMPVTHYPIPNRESGGDEFEERWWNPINSPVFDTAGELDYIVHSVEDITPIVKELQADGEQELLQETDTVDTQLASDVVLRGQELLRQAKQEAYKQLRESEERFRALVTTTSDVVFSTNADWSEMRSLEGADFFADTGEQETSWVEKHVPPADQPRVQDAIDEAIRTKSSVELEHQIVREDGTVAWIVSRATPLLDENGEITQWLGAANDVTERVERERYLEDAKERLEAATEAGAVGTWEWHIPEDQMVTGASFAKKFGIDPDAATEGVSLDQFISAIHDDDRERVKRRLEDTIESGEEYEEEYRVWDSNNELRWVVARGHVEYDDDGNPVTFPGALSDITERKQFEQRLEESNKRLEQFAYAASHDLQEPLRMVTSYLQLIDRRYTDELDKDGEEFIEFAIDGADRMRNMIEGLLEYSRIETRGDPFEPIDLDTVLADVRQDLQMCIEESGAEITAESLPRVEGDPGQLRQVFQNLLSNAIEYSDDTPRVEISAVRNGPKVVVSVADEGIGIDPDDGERVFEIFQSLHAQDEYAGTGIGLAICKRIIERHGGDIWVESDPGEGATFSFTLPAASGGET, from the coding sequence GTGGGATTCCTCCGCGTTCACGCGGAGGAGGATGTCAATAATACGATCGACGATGGGATCTATCGACTCGACGGCGACAGCCGCCTCGTCTCGGTCAACGACGCTCTCGTCGAGATAACCGGGTACACGCGTGAGGAACTGCTCGGCGAGCACGTCTCGGTGCTCTTCGGCGGCGACAGTGTGTCAATCGAACACGAGATTGAACGCCTCCGAGCGAACGCCTCCGATCAAAGCGAGCTACTCGATCTTGCGATGGAGACCGCCGAGGGGGGACAGATTCGCTGTGAAATGCGGATGAACGCGCTCGACGTGGGCGATGCCGTGCAAGGAGCGGTCGGAACCGTTCGCGTAATTGATGAACGCAAACAGGCGGAGCCGGAAGCCACCGAAGCGACCTTTCGGCGACTGTTCGAGAACGTGCCCGGCAACTATCTCATCGTCCAGCCAGGGGACTACGAAATCGTGGCCGTGAGCGATGCATATCTGGACGCGACGATGACTGAGCGGGCAGAGATTCTGGGCAAAACGTTGTTCGAAATCTTTCCGGACAACCCTGACGATCCGGCCGAGGGTGCCGAAAACTTACGCGAATCGCTCGATAGAGTAGCGAAGACCGGGAAAGCAGACACCATGCCGGTGACACACTATCCGATCCCCAACCGCGAGTCCGGTGGTGACGAGTTCGAAGAGCGCTGGTGGAATCCGATTAACTCACCGGTGTTTGATACGGCTGGCGAACTCGACTACATCGTCCATAGTGTCGAGGATATCACGCCGATCGTCAAGGAACTCCAGGCAGACGGCGAGCAGGAGCTGCTACAGGAGACAGACACGGTGGATACACAGCTCGCATCGGACGTCGTGCTGCGCGGACAGGAACTGCTCCGACAGGCAAAACAAGAAGCGTACAAACAACTGCGCGAGAGCGAAGAGCGCTTTCGTGCGTTGGTCACAACCACGTCAGACGTGGTGTTCAGTACGAACGCAGACTGGAGCGAAATGCGTAGTTTAGAGGGGGCGGATTTCTTCGCGGACACCGGCGAGCAAGAGACGTCGTGGGTTGAAAAGCACGTTCCGCCCGCAGACCAGCCTCGCGTTCAGGACGCTATTGACGAAGCCATCCGCACGAAAAGTAGCGTCGAGTTGGAACACCAGATCGTTCGTGAAGACGGGACAGTCGCCTGGATCGTCTCACGTGCCACACCGCTGCTGGATGAGAACGGCGAAATCACTCAGTGGTTGGGTGCGGCAAACGACGTGACCGAACGGGTCGAACGCGAGCGCTATCTCGAGGATGCAAAAGAGCGGCTTGAAGCAGCGACAGAAGCCGGCGCTGTCGGGACCTGGGAGTGGCACATTCCCGAGGACCAGATGGTCACGGGTGCGTCGTTCGCCAAGAAGTTCGGGATCGATCCCGACGCCGCCACCGAGGGCGTCTCGCTCGACCAGTTCATCTCGGCCATCCATGACGACGATCGCGAGCGAGTCAAACGGAGGCTCGAGGACACCATCGAATCGGGAGAGGAGTACGAAGAAGAGTACCGCGTCTGGGACAGTAACAACGAACTCCGGTGGGTCGTTGCGCGCGGTCACGTCGAATACGACGATGACGGGAATCCAGTAACGTTCCCCGGTGCACTGTCCGATATCACCGAGCGCAAGCAGTTCGAGCAGCGACTCGAGGAATCCAACAAGCGCCTCGAACAGTTCGCCTACGCCGCCTCACACGACTTACAAGAGCCCCTGCGAATGGTCACGAGTTACCTCCAGTTGATCGATCGTCGCTACACGGACGAACTCGATAAGGACGGTGAGGAGTTCATCGAGTTCGCCATCGATGGTGCCGACCGAATGCGCAACATGATCGAAGGATTACTCGAGTACTCGCGGATCGAAACGCGCGGTGATCCGTTCGAGCCGATTGATCTGGATACCGTTCTCGCGGACGTTCGTCAGGACCTCCAGATGTGTATCGAAGAGAGCGGTGCCGAGATTACGGCCGAGTCGTTGCCTCGCGTCGAGGGTGATCCAGGGCAGTTACGGCAGGTGTTCCAGAACTTGCTGTCGAACGCAATCGAGTACAGCGACGACACGCCACGGGTAGAGATATCGGCTGTGCGAAACGGTCCAAAAGTGGTCGTCTCAGTCGCCGACGAGGGAATCGGCATTGACCCGGACGACGGCGAGCGTGTCTTCGAGATATTCCAGAGCTTGCACGCCCAGGACGAGTACGCGGGAACGGGGATCGGACTCGCGATCTGTAAGCGCATCATCGAGCGCCACGGTGGCGACATCTGGGTCGAGTCTGATCCGGGAGAGGGTGCGACGTTCTCGTTTACGCTCCCTGCTGCAAGCGGTGGCGAGACGTGA